From Leptospira fainei serovar Hurstbridge str. BUT 6, the proteins below share one genomic window:
- a CDS encoding Crp/Fnr family transcriptional regulator codes for MIDLPLIEEIKRSIPGLEKNWSKYEPMLREKRIPAKTVLIQKGEITKTIYIVKKGCLRVWFDDEGKDITIAFIFENTPVASLYSYRGKGITSAFILESLEPTELYFITGQDAERIYRENEGVVEYLLEFAMERFDAYMVLFLSRIRDSPEQRYLNLVKQKPDILARVPQHYIASYLGITPVSLSRIRNRVWKEYKL; via the coding sequence ATGATCGATTTACCCTTAATCGAGGAGATTAAGAGAAGCATCCCTGGATTGGAAAAAAATTGGTCGAAATACGAGCCCATGCTTCGAGAGAAGAGGATTCCTGCTAAAACCGTTTTGATTCAGAAAGGAGAAATTACGAAAACGATATATATCGTTAAGAAAGGTTGCCTCCGCGTATGGTTTGACGACGAAGGAAAAGATATTACTATCGCATTTATCTTCGAAAATACTCCTGTCGCTTCTCTTTATAGCTATCGGGGCAAGGGAATTACCAGCGCGTTTATCCTAGAGAGCTTGGAACCCACCGAATTATATTTCATAACCGGACAAGATGCCGAGCGGATCTATCGGGAAAACGAAGGAGTCGTCGAATATTTACTTGAATTTGCCATGGAACGCTTCGATGCATATATGGTGCTTTTCCTCTCGAGAATTAGAGATAGTCCCGAGCAGCGATATTTGAATTTGGTTAAACAGAAACCTGACATTCTCGCTCGAGTTCCTCAACATTATATTGCGTCTTATTTAGGCATCACTCCCGTTTCCCTAAGTAGAATTAGAAACCGCGTTTGGAAAGAGTACAAGCTTTAA